The DNA segment CGGGGAACTGATTGAATGTCGACTCATAGTTGTGGCAGGCAAGTCCCAATTGTTTCAGGTGGTTCTTGCACTGCATCATACGAGCCGATTCACGGATCGCCTGAACCGCAGGGAGCAGCAGGGCAATCAGCACTCCGATGATTGCGATGACTACCAACAGCTCCACAAGGGTAAATGCTCTTGAATGGTCTCGTCGCATCGGAAGCTCCCCCGTTTCGAAATACCGTCCGTCGAGGAGCCAGCGGAATCCACCCACCTACTCCCGGATTTCAGTATAGCGGTTTCCCGTCGCTTCAAACTCCCCTAAATCAGCCGATTTCGCGAGGCAATTGCCTCTGCCTTGCTCCTATGTTCTGTTTTACAGCGGGAATTCATTGGGGTCGTCGTACAGAGGCAAGTAGCGGTAGTAGACCTCCAGGGTCATGATCGCCATCGCGGTGGTGTAGAGCCGTCCACCGACGTCGCCGTAGTGATCTTTAAAGTGCCAACTGCCTCGTTCGTGACCCTTTTTGGCCTGGGTCTGGACCAGATAATCGCGAACCAGGGGATGCCATTTGTCCCAGCTCGGGTGCCTTGCATGGTGTAAGGCAAGTGTGGCGTAATAGTTGTAGTACACACTTTTTTTGCTTGGCCCCCATTCGATCAATTGGTTTAGCCCGCTTAGTTCTCCCGGGTGCGTAGGGGACCGGCCTAGGTAGAGCTGTGACGCAAGCGCGATGGCCGTCGGTGTCCTGACGTTTCCTGGTTCGCGGTATCCGTAGTGGATGCCATCATCAAGGGACATTGAATCGAGGTACTCACCGATTCGTGAGAAGGTATCCGACGGCATGCTGATTTTTAAACGTTGGGCTCCTTTGAGAGCCATCAATTGCCAACCGGTCAGAGTCACATCGCCTGGGGCTCCGGGGAAATAGCCCCAGCTGCTTGTCGGGTGCCGTGCGGCCAGGATGAAACGAGTCAATTCATCGGACATTAAAACCAGTCCACTATCTTCGGTCATGCTGGCGGCTTCGGCGATCGCAAGGCTGGCGATCCCGTGCCCGTACATGCTTCCCATCTGCAAGTCCGAACCAAATTCAGCCGGCCGCATTTGGCCGCGAAGGTAGTACAGCCCGCGATCGATTTCCTCTTGATAGGGGCCGGAGCGGTTGGTGTAGCCCGCCCCCATAAAGGCAAGCAGGGCCAGCCCGGTCGCTGCGGTTGGTGGGGTCGGCAGGTTGTCTGGGTTTCGCCGAGGGTTGGAGCATTCGCCGTTGCATGGGGCGTTTGACAAATCGAACGACCAGCTACCATCGGATCGCTGGTGGGCGGCCAACCATTTCAGCCCCAGTTCAACAGCCTCTTCGCTTTCTGGGGTCGCTCCGAATTTATCGCCCCAGACTTTACGTCCCGTCGCGGAGCGTCCACCCAGTCCTCCTCCGGAAGGCATCTGAGTGGTTTGCCCCGAGGTCATCGATGCCATGAGTGCGGCGGTCATCGCCTTCGGGTCCGGAGCGCTAGACGCTTTCGGTTCCAAAGGCGAAGCAGGTGTTTGTGCGGCGACCGAAGGAACCGCAAGCGGAACTTCAATCGGTTGTTCCGCTGCCAAAGCTTCGTCGGTGGTCTGTGGGGTCGGCGGGATCAGGGCTTGAAGCGATGCGTCGTTCGTTTGGGATGACTCGGCAGAATCGACTTGCAGCAGAAGACCGCCCCCCCCGTGAGGAGGCACTGTTAGCAGGGCAAGCACCAAAAGGGCAATGGTGTGCAGGATCATGCTAACCAGCCAAGCCGGAACGCGCTCGTCCTTCATCGTGGGGAGCAAATCCGAGCCCGGAAGGTGCCAATTTGCAGCTTCGGACGGTTCGGGGGGTGGGGCAACCGGAGGCGCAGCAACCAACACCGGTGGCACCCTAGATGCTACCGGCGGCACTTCAATCGGAGGGCGAGCAGGGTTGGTCATGCAAAGCGTAGGTGGCAAGAATTCATGAACTGCCAAACCCTAGCTTACTTTTAATCCCCGTTTAGTGAAGATTTAGCGTCAGTGAAGTGCAGCTCGACGCGGTTTGCGAAGTTCGACGCGTTGCTTTTCAGCTAGCCACTGGCGGTTCACTCGCTCGGGGTCCTTCTGAGACCAGGTTTCCCTGTAAAGCGGTGCCCAGACCTCTCGCAAAACCCCGTCGTCATGCCATAGGCATCGATATCGGTCGGGGTTCCATTGGCGTTGAGGCAGTTGCCGGGGCGATTTAACAAGCCGCCAAGCTTTGACATGGTAGATCTGCTGTTCCTCGGACCACTGGTAGAAAACCACTTGGTCAAACACATGACGCCCTGTGTTGTCGAGGAAATGATTCAATTCAATCAGGTCGACCCGCTGCTGAATGACCGTCTCTCCGGCGGCACCGCCCGACAGCAAGCTGTTGACGAACCAAGCTAGAAAAATCACTCCATTCATAACACACGTCCCTTTTTTGAGGTGAATCAGCGTGTACCACTCTTTCGGATTAGCAGATTTCGTTTTGGGGAGGAAGGGGAGTTGGGAGTTGGGAGTTGGGAGTTGGGAGTTGGGAGTTGGGAGTTGGGAGTTGGGAGACACGGAGACACGGAGATGCGGAGTCTGAAGTCTTTGGTGGGATTGCGGTTAGGGTTGGGGGCGGGATGTCGCCCCCCGGATGGATGCGAGAAAAGCGACTGATTCGCTGTCCAAGTGCTGTCCCTACGACCGACATAACCGGTTGGATGGCTCTATTCTGAGGATCGCTACAGTCACAGCGAATGACTCGCCTTCCCCACTTGCGACGGGAGATCTCATGCTTAAGCAGAACGTACTTCTAGTTGGTGTCTTTTTTGTTTTGACGTCCGCCACACACTGGAGCATTCCAAAGGCGCAGGGACAGGATGCACAAGCGAGTCCAGTAGGGGGACATTCGCCCACCGGTTTTTATGTCGATCCATCGACCGGGAATGTGTACCGCAAGGTACAGCGGACGATCGAGCGGCCGGTCACTCAGTACCGCAATGAGACTCGCGAGCGGACGATTTACCGGCACCAGGTCAGCACTCAGATGCAATCTGAAAAGCGAACCTACTATTCGCCTCGAGTTGAATACGGGATGGCGCCGTATTGGAAGAATCGCTGGAACCCATTTGTGCAGCCAACGCTGGCCTACCAATACGTTCCGATGACTCGTTGGGAAGCTCGTAGTGAAACCATTCATCGTCCCACCACAGTGACTAAGTTGGTCCCGGAGAAGCAGGTCGATACGGTGCCGGTGCAAGTGACTGAAAATAAGAAGGAAGCGGTTGTGCACTATGAATTGGTTCATGGTGGGCCCGCTGCATCGCTTGCCGACAACACCGTGATCGCTCGTCTGCAATCGTATCAGCCTCAAAATCAGATCGCGGCGGCAAGCCCAACCCTGCCAGCGCCGACGCTCCCTTCCACTTATTCAACGGCAAGCGGGATTGTAGCGTTGCAAAGCCCGTCGGAACGATCGGGCACGCAAACCGGGATGCGTCCTTCGGTCCTCCAGCCTTCGACTTTGCCGCCGCCAATGATCCCCGCAAATGTCGCCAGCAATCCGATTCTAGATATGCTCCGATAACGTTCGAATGCAAACTTCTTAGCGGCAGGGCGCAAGCCCTCCGGCCCGTCCGCGCATCCTCACAAAAGGCCGGACGGCTCGCGCCGTTCCGGTAAGAGTGGACGCCCGAATGCAAACTTCTTAGCGGCAGGGCGCAAGCCCTCCGGCCTTCCCGCGCATCCTCACAAAAGGCCGGACGGCTCGCGCCGTTCCGCTAAGAAGGGACGTCCGAATGCAAACTTCTTAGCGGCAGGACGCAAGCCCTCCGGCCCGTCCACGCATCCTCACAAAGGCCGGTCGGCTCGCGCCGTTCCGCTAAGAGTGGACGTCCGAATTCAAACTTCTTAGCGGCAGGCCGCAAGCCCTCCGGCCCGTCCGCGCAACCTCACAAAGGCCGGACGGCTCGCGCCGTTCCGCTAAGAGTGGACGCCCGAATGCAAACTTCTTAGCGGCAGGGCGCAAGCCCTCCGGCCCGTCCGCGCATCCTCACAAAGGCCGGACGGCTCGCGCCGTTCCGCTAAGAGTAGACGTCCGAATTCAAACTTCTTAGCGGCAGGTCGCAAGCCCTCCGGCCCGCCCGCGCATCCTCCCAAAAGTCCGGACGGCTCGCGCCGTTCCGCTAAGAGTGGACGTCCGAATTCAAACTTCTTAGCGGCAGGGCGCAAGCCCTCCGGCCCGTCCGCGCAACCTCACAAAAGGCCGAACGGCTCGCGCCGTTCCGCTAAGAGTGGACGTTCGAATGCAAACTTCTTAGCGGCAGGGCGCAAGCCCTCCGGCCCGTCCGCGCAACCTCACAAAGGCCGGACGGCTCGCGCCGTTCCGCTAAGAGTGGACGTCCGAATTCAAACTTCTTAGCGACAGGGCGCAAGCCCTCCGGCCCGTCCGCGCAACCTCACAAAGGCCGGACGGCTCGCGCCGTTCCGCTAAGAAGGAACGGCTGCCCGTTGTTTACCTTGCGAGCAGCGCCTACGATCATACGGTCCCTTCCGATACGATCGTCAAGCTTATGAAACTGACAACACAAACCGATTACGCTTTGAGAACGCTGATGTTTCTCGCGACGCGAACCTCGCGTTCGAATGTCGCTGATGTTGCGACGCTGTTTGGCATTTCGGTGAACCACGTTGCCAAGGTTGTCAATTTATTGGCTCGCGGCGGCTACGTTCGTAGTATCCGTGGCGTCGGAGGCGGGATCGAACTGGCACTCCCCCCCGAACAAATTTCCGTCGGTGAAGTGATCGCGAACATGGAAGGAGACACTCATCTTCTCGCCTGTGTTGGGACCGACGATTCATGTGCTATCCACTCCTTCTGCAAGCTCAAAGGTGTTTTGGCTGAAGCCGAGCGGATCCAGATGGAGTACTTGCTGGGAGTGACACTGGCCGAAGTCGTCCCGCAAAAACGGCAATTGAACCGAATTCAAATTGCCGCGAACGGTTCTCCCGATAAACCGTCCAGTCGATCCTAGTCGATCCTCCGCGGGGGGGCGGACTCCAGTGCCTTCTTTGGGTCACCACGTGCAAGACGTTGGTGCTCTGTCAAAACCGTCACCGATAAATTTATCGTTCCTGACCCGGAAACCGAGATCGCTTGACAGCGGCTATTCGCAATCCTTAAAACATGTAGGACTTATGCATGTTTGCGATTGACCATCTCTCCACATAGCCAAGGAACGACACCGATGACCAAGGAACTCAAAAAGTCAAAGGTCGAGTTAATCAAAGAAGCGAGCGTTGGGCTGCGAGGGAGTATCGCGGAGGAACTCGATGATCGGACGACAGACCACGTCGTCGATGCGACAACCAAACTGCTTAAGTTTCATGGCACCTATCAGCAAGATGATCGCGATTTACGAAAGCCCCGTCGAAAAGAAGGGCTGGGCAAAGCCTATTCGTTTATGGTTCGCAACCGCATCCCCGGCGGCAAAATGACCGCAGCCCAGTTTTTGGGAGAACTGGATATCGCGGACGAACTGGGGAACGGAACCATCCGTATCACGACTCGGCAGAGCATTCAGTTGCACGGAGTTGTCAAGAACAATCTGTGGGGCGTCATCCACCGGATCAACGAAATCAAACTTTCCACGCAAAGCGCCTGTGGCGATGTGACGCGGAACGTTTGCTGCTGCCCTGCCCCGCTTCGTCAGAATGGTCTGCGTGACAAACTGCAGCAGTTGGCCGACGAAATCGCCGTTCACGTCCGTCCGAAAACGAAAGCCTATCACGAGATTTGGATCAAGGACCCGGAGAGCGGCAAACGTCAGCAAGTCGTCGGCGCACCTACCGAATCGGAACCGGATCCCATCTACGGAAACGCCTATCTCCCTCGTAAATTCAAGATTGGGCTGGCACTGTGCGATGATAATTGCATTGATGTGTATGACAATGATGTTGGCCTGCTAGGCGTGACCGAAGGGGATGAGCTGATTGGTTTTAATATCCTTGCCGGTGGTGGGATGGGGACGACACCTAGCAAAAAACAATGTTTCCCTGCTTTGGCAAAACGTCTGACGTTTGTCAAAACGGAGCATTTGTTGCCGATCATTACGGCCATCATTTTGGTGCAACGCGATTTCGGGAACCGTGCCGATCGCAGCCAAGCTCGCTTGAAATATCTGATTCATAACTTGGGGCTTCCCGAATTTAAATCGAAGGTCGAAGAATACCTACCCGCAGCCGAATCGATTTGCGGAGTTCCTGCGGGGACCGTGCCCTGCCCGTTGCCCGAACCCCATGCTGCGGATGTAACAGGGCATGAAGACCATCTTGGCTGGCATGATCAAGGAGACGGGAAATGGTTTCTGGGATTGCCGATTGAAAATGGACGAGTCAAAGACGAAGGGGCTTTGCGTCTGAAGACGGCCCTGCGAACGCTTTTCTCGCATCACGTCGCTACCGCACGTTTAACGGCTCACCAAAACATTCTTCTTTGTGATATCGAAGGATCGCAGAAAGAAGAAATCGAAAAGGTGCTTGCCGATCACGGCGTGGTTACCGTCAACCAGATCAGTAATGCAAGGCGATTCGCGTTCGCCTGCCCTGCCCTTCCGACTTGCGGTCTTGCCGTAACCGAAAGTGAACGTGCACTACCCGGTTTGATCGATGAACTTGAAACCGAATTGAAAGATCAAGGGTTGGAGTCCGAAGAGTTCTCGATCCGAATGACTGGGTGTCCGAACGGGTGTGCGCGACCCTATAACGCCGATCTCGGTTTGGTCGGACGGAGTGTGGATGGCAAAACGGGAGAAGGACGATACACCGTGTTTCTGGGGGGGAACCAGATTGGAACTCGCATGAATCAAGTTTTCCAAGACCAAGTCCCACGCGGCGAAATTGTTTCGGTTTTGCGTCCTGTCCTGAAACACTTCAAAGAAGGCCGGCAAGGGAAGGAAACGTTCGGGGATTTTTGTAATCGTATCGGCATGCAGGCTCTGGCAGCGCTTGGTAATCCCGTCTGATTGCGGCCAAGTCTGTTGGATATCGAGTGGTAATATTTGACATCGATATCGCTGGATATTAAAACATGCATGAGTCGTGCATGTTTGGTGTTTTTTGTCTGCTTTAAAATTTGGATCGTCCGTATGAAACGTGCAACCCTTCTGTCTTTCGCTGCCGCCTTATTGTTTGGGATGGTCGTCATCGCCGCACCCCAGATCACTCCACTAGCTGCCGCGCCCGTTCAGGACGATGTTCAAGAAGCAAAGAAAGAGCGAAAGAAGCCAGGTAAAAAGGCGGTGGAACGCTCGCGGAAAACCGTTGCAATGTTGGACAATATTTTCAAGCAAACGATTGTCCTGGTGACAGACAAATACGTTCATAGCGACGACGACTTTGCCGCTGGAAGCGCCGCGGTGCTGCTGTTTAAAAACATTTCGGAAAGCGGTGACAACACGATCCGTCTGATTGATGCGACGGGGGATCCCTATGAACCAGACAACGTCGCCAAGGACGCCTTCGAAAAGAACGGATTGAAGAAGCTGAAGCAAGGAGAGCAAAGCGTAGACGCAGTGGTGAACATCGATGGGAAACCCCACTTGCGTGCTTTGACAGCCGTTCCGGTTGTTATGCAAAAGTGTGTGATGTGTCACGCTCACTACAAAGACGTACCCGCCGGGGAACCTATCGGAGCGATCAGTTACACGGTCCCGATTGAATAACCCATCCGCATCGGTTCACAAATGGACTGTGAAATCTTATGGAAACCGAAAGGCAATCAGCTCGCACGCTATACGGGATCGAAGTTCGCACGTCGAACGCGACGCCAGATGATATCGCAGCGGTCTGGAAGCGTTTTTTCACCGAAGGTTTGGCGGACGAAATTCCTCAGCGAGCCGATGACAAATTGATTGCAGCCTACTTCGACTATGAAGGGGACCACACGCAACCCTACAGGTTCTTTCTGGGCTGTGAGGTAATCGACGTAGCATGTGTGGCCGACGGTTACGTGCTCCGCTCTCTACCAGCGGGAGAATACGCGATCTTTCACGCATTCGGCGAAATGCCAGATGCGTTGTTAGACACCTGGGAAAGGATTTGGGATAGCGAACTGCCGCGTACCTACGAAGCCGACTTCGAAGTCCACGATCTAGAAACGCCCCACGAAGTCGCTCTCTATATCGGCGTCCGTTAACGCGGGCCTGTTGGTACTAGATCAGGTGGATACCTGCGGGATCGGATCACCTGATGCCAACTACTTTCTTAGCGGCAGGGCGCAAGCCCTCCGGCCCGTCCACGCAACTTCACAAAGGCCGGACGGCTCGCGCCGTTCCGCTAAGAGTGGACGTCCGAATGCAAACTTCTTAGCGGCAGGGCGCAAGCCCTCCGGCCCGTCCGCGCAACTTCACAAAGGCCGGACGGCTTGCGCCGTTCCGCTAAGAGTGGACGCCCGAATGCAAACTTCTTAGCGGCAGGGCGCAAGCCCTCCGGCCCGTCCGCGCAACCTCACAAAGGCCGGTCGGCTCGCGCCGATCCGCTAAGAGTGGACGTCCGAATGCAAACTTCTTAGCGGCAGGGCGCAAGCCCTCCGGCCCGTCCGCGCAACCTCACAAAGGCCGGACGGCTCGCGCCGTTCCGCTAAGAGTGGACGTCCGAATTCAAACTTCTTAGCGGCAGGGCGCAAGCCCTCCGGCCCGTCCGTGCATCCTCACAAAGGCCGGACGGCTCGCGCCGTTCCGCTAAGAGTGGACGTCCGAATGCAAACTTCTTAGCGGCAGGGCGCAAGCCCTCCGGCCCGTCCGCGCAACTTCACACAAGGCCGGTCGGCTCGCGCCGTTCCGCTAAGAAGGGACGTCCGAATGCAAACTTCTTAGCGGCAGGGCGCAAGCCCTCCGGCCCGTCCGCGCAACCTCACAAAGGCCGGATCGGCTTGCGCCGATCCGCTAAGAAAACCGCCAGCATATGCCAACGTAGATGGCATCGGTGGATCGCCGACGGTTCGAGTGCCAAAGGGCCGGGAAGTGTTTCCTCTATGGCCTCCGTCCACCCTGTGGTTGATTCTTGCGAAAGGGATTGTTGCCTGATCCTCCTGGGCCTCGCCGCCGGTTCATGCCTGGTCGTTCACCGTCGGAACCAGGTCGCATTCCTCCGCCTGGGGCACCTTGGCCTCGGTTGAAACTGTATGTGCGTGAGTTTCGATCCTCGGGGGTGAATGAGATGGTGTATTTGTGGGTCATGGCCTCGCACATGCCTGGAGCGCAGGCGAAGTAATGCAGCGACAGGTTGATGTCGCTAAGCGGGGTGTTGCCATCGATGTTGACCCAGAATTGTCGCGGCTGAGCATCGCTATCTCCTGGCCCCTTTTTCGCTACCGCCGTTGCTGGATCGGCTTGGATACCCGCGGGCAATTGCAGTTCGTACTTCATCCCGGGTGTCAGGTTGTTCCAGTGAGCATCATGAATGGGGTCGGGATAGAAACCGAGGAATAATCGTCCTGTTCCCGTTTCCAAGAGGGCTGGTTCGGCTTCGGCTCGCAGTTTGACGTAGTACGTATCTGCTGGGTTTTCAGGCGTGGTTTTCAGGATTACCAAACCATCGGGTCGCTCGACCAAAATGTCGTTTGTGACATTCGTCGATCGGAATCGAGCCAGTTGTGGAAGCTGGAGATCACGAGCGGAGGTCGGGTTTTCGATGGGGCCTACCAGTTTTGACAACGCTTGTTGCAGGCCATCACCGTTCATTCTATCGGCGGCGTAGACGATTTCGGAATCGGGCGAGATAACGAAGACTGAATTGGAATTGGTTTTCATTGCGACACGAAACGAATCATCGATGGTGTCAGCGATCCAAGGGACATTTGTGCCTAGTTTCTTTTTCGCCTCGGTAACCTGCAGCAAGCGTTCGCTCATGTTCTGGGCTTGGACATAACCTTCACGTTCGGGATGGCGAAGGCTTTGAAAGACGTAAAAGAACTGGACGTCTTTGTCCGCATAGTCTTTTGCAATCGCTTCGACGTCCGCGTAGGCTCGCAAGAATTCAGGGCACGTCAGGCAGCCCGTTTTCAGGACCGTGTATTTCCCTTGGATGAGGTCCCGGACCTTAATCGGTTTGCCGTCCGCGGTGAACGCGTCGGTGTCGGGAAGAAGCCCATGGCTGACGACGATTGGTTGTCTTCCACCACCGCCCTGCCCTCGTTGCATTCCGCCGCGTCCTTGGCCGCCTGGGGGCTGTGCAAGCAAGGTCGCTCCGCTTGAACAGAGAAAGAGCGAAAAGCTAGCAGCAAGAAGAGAAAAGCGATTCATCGTCGGTTCCTGATAAATGACTTGGACGGGGCAATAGGAACTAAAACCCGGCTAGTCAGGAATATCTACCGACAAAATTCTTTTTTAGTGGCGCGGGCCGCCAGCCCGTCTCATTTCAACGCTTCATTTTCCACTCGTATCGTTTTCGTGCTGTAATTCTTTGGCGGTCACTCGCTGGCAGCCTGAGCTAATTGGTGCCCCAATTTGTCTTCCGGGTTTGGGGCGGGGTTTAGGAAGGCCTGTTGTGCGTCTTGGTAATCGAGGATGGCGACTCGCACATCGACCGGGAGGCTACGGATGCTGCGATCGACGTGCGGGTCGACTCGGCCTCGCAGGACTTGCCCCAGCCAATCGGCGGAAATCTGTGGCTCGGATTTATCCAGTACGTTGACGACGTGTCGAAACAGACTGGGGACCGATGACTTGCGCGACGGTGGCGTTTGGCTGGCCAATTTCCGTAGTCTTGATTCCGATTTAACCAATTCCATTGCCGCCCTGCGGACTGCCGGGTCGCAGTCCAAAAAGGTTGCAACGATGAAGCTCGCTTGGCCGACTCGAACGGTTTCTGAATCCAAGCCTGCAAACGTTGATTTTGTGGAATCGGCCGTGATCGATACGTCCAGCAAACCGCCTCGCCAAGAAAGAGGCACCGACAACAGCAGTTCAAATTGTTTGTCTCCTTCCAGAACTTGTAGCGCGGTGGCTCGTAGTTTGAAGTAAACCCCTTTGCCTCGTCCTAGCGTTCCACTTGCCGCGACCACTTCAACCGGGGCGACTCGTTTGTACTTGACGCTTTCTGTTTCTTTTTTGCCCATGTCACCCAGCATGCTGCCGTCGGCGACCGATGGATAGCCTCCTTTAATGGACAGTCCCATGCTTTGGCTTTTCTCGTTCGACCGTGAAACTTCCATGCCGCCTTCGTAGGGGCTGGAAACTTCGGTCCGAGGTGCGTAGTCGGCGACGCTTGCCTGTGCATCCAGGCTGAAGACGCGGACCATGATTTGGTCAACACGCGGGGATCGCGGCGAATCGATCAGGGCTGAAATCCGCAGAGGGATTCGCACCAGTTGTTGACCCGGCAGCGGATTGGCCGTTTCGCAAGGGACCACGGAATCGGCCACAGCCAATGGCGGAAGGTCGAAACGGATGGTGGGATCGGCGGCCGTCAGCGCGGTTGTCAGCGTAAGGGCCGTCAACAGCGGCAAGCACCGCGAACGAATTCCAGAAGATAGCGACGATAATAAAATCGATGGCTGAGTCATCGGTTTTCCTTTCCTTTAGATGGACTTCCGTTTCAGGCCGCATCTTGCGACATCTTCGCTTCCATCCAGGAAGGAGCTTGATGTGACCAACATCAAGGCAAAGCCATCCTATGGGGTTTGCTCTCCAGGGCAAGTCATACCTGCTGGCGAGCCTTGCTTGTCGGTGGTTCTAGCTGTGCATTCTAGGTAGCGAACTGCCTGCGGAAATAATTTCGGCCTCTTGATGAGACAGTTCGTTTAGGCGGTCGCGGACCAGGTTACGGTCGGCGTATTTCTCTGCCAGTTGAACGTAGGTCGTGTGATGCCGAGCCTCACTTTCAAACAAACCGGCATAAAATACCGAGAGCTCAGGGTCCCGCTGAGAGACATGTTTCGCTAGCAAGGAGAACCGTTCACAGCTTCTCGCTTCGATCAAGCTGGCAACCAACAACCGATCAAGAATACGTTCGGGTTCTCGTTTGCGGATGCACTCGTTTAAGCTTTTCCCGTAGGGTCCGGGAGTGAGTCGGTGGAATTCGATTTGACGGGCATCGAGGATTTCTAGGACCATTTCAAAATGCTCCAGTTCCTCTTCGATAATCCGTTTCATTTCGCGGCAGAGGTCGCGGTCTTCGGTGTAGGCGTTGATCAAAGCCATCGCCGTGGAAGCCGCTTTCCGTTCGCAGTAGGCATGGTCGATCAAAATTTGATCAAGGTCCTCATCGACTTGTTTTAACCAAGCGTCGTGGCATATCGGTTGCAGGTGAAGCATGTCGGTTATTCTCCCAGCAGGCTTGGAAGGCCCTGCCGTGTTAGCACTTGGTTTAGCCAGGAAAGTTCCGAGGCGATATCTTTTGCTAGGCCGTGTCGACGCATTGATTCGGGGAGGACCGTCCATGCGTACGTTTCCACTTCAAGGTCTCCGAGGAATTCAGGAGCGTCGCTGCGTTGGAGGCATTGCAGGCAGTATTCGATTTGATCGCGAGTCGTTCCCAGGTTGCCAAATTTTTCTAAGAAGATGGGGACATGAAAGTGGATTCGCCAGGCGTCGTCGTTCAGGTCTGTGCTTTCCTGTTGGATCAATTCTGGCAAGTCTTCGATTAACCGGAAGCGTCCGTCGTCGCTTCGGCATCCCGTCTGGTGCAAGTAGCGGTCTTCGGCAAATTCTGCCAATTGGGCGAAAGCTTCCGCTCTTCGTCCTTTGGACATGATGGACCAGTCCACTTCAATTGCGTTGCTGACTTGGACTTTGCCGATCGTCACTCCTGCGGCGGAG comes from the Roseimaritima multifibrata genome and includes:
- the miaE gene encoding tRNA-(ms[2]io[6]A)-hydroxylase produces the protein MLHLQPICHDAWLKQVDEDLDQILIDHAYCERKAASTAMALINAYTEDRDLCREMKRIIEEELEHFEMVLEILDARQIEFHRLTPGPYGKSLNECIRKREPERILDRLLVASLIEARSCERFSLLAKHVSQRDPELSVFYAGLFESEARHHTTYVQLAEKYADRNLVRDRLNELSHQEAEIISAGSSLPRMHS
- a CDS encoding NADPH-dependent assimilatory sulfite reductase hemoprotein subunit → MTKELKKSKVELIKEASVGLRGSIAEELDDRTTDHVVDATTKLLKFHGTYQQDDRDLRKPRRKEGLGKAYSFMVRNRIPGGKMTAAQFLGELDIADELGNGTIRITTRQSIQLHGVVKNNLWGVIHRINEIKLSTQSACGDVTRNVCCCPAPLRQNGLRDKLQQLADEIAVHVRPKTKAYHEIWIKDPESGKRQQVVGAPTESEPDPIYGNAYLPRKFKIGLALCDDNCIDVYDNDVGLLGVTEGDELIGFNILAGGGMGTTPSKKQCFPALAKRLTFVKTEHLLPIITAIILVQRDFGNRADRSQARLKYLIHNLGLPEFKSKVEEYLPAAESICGVPAGTVPCPLPEPHAADVTGHEDHLGWHDQGDGKWFLGLPIENGRVKDEGALRLKTALRTLFSHHVATARLTAHQNILLCDIEGSQKEEIEKVLADHGVVTVNQISNARRFAFACPALPTCGLAVTESERALPGLIDELETELKDQGLESEEFSIRMTGCPNGCARPYNADLGLVGRSVDGKTGEGRYTVFLGGNQIGTRMNQVFQDQVPRGEIVSVLRPVLKHFKEGRQGKETFGDFCNRIGMQALAALGNPV
- a CDS encoding peroxiredoxin family protein is translated as MNRFSLLAASFSLFLCSSGATLLAQPPGGQGRGGMQRGQGGGGRQPIVVSHGLLPDTDAFTADGKPIKVRDLIQGKYTVLKTGCLTCPEFLRAYADVEAIAKDYADKDVQFFYVFQSLRHPEREGYVQAQNMSERLLQVTEAKKKLGTNVPWIADTIDDSFRVAMKTNSNSVFVISPDSEIVYAADRMNGDGLQQALSKLVGPIENPTSARDLQLPQLARFRSTNVTNDILVERPDGLVILKTTPENPADTYYVKLRAEAEPALLETGTGRLFLGFYPDPIHDAHWNNLTPGMKYELQLPAGIQADPATAVAKKGPGDSDAQPRQFWVNIDGNTPLSDINLSLHYFACAPGMCEAMTHKYTISFTPEDRNSRTYSFNRGQGAPGGGMRPGSDGERPGMNRRRGPGGSGNNPFRKNQPQGGRRP
- a CDS encoding c-type heme family protein is translated as MKRATLLSFAAALLFGMVVIAAPQITPLAAAPVQDDVQEAKKERKKPGKKAVERSRKTVAMLDNIFKQTIVLVTDKYVHSDDDFAAGSAAVLLFKNISESGDNTIRLIDATGDPYEPDNVAKDAFEKNGLKKLKQGEQSVDAVVNIDGKPHLRALTAVPVVMQKCVMCHAHYKDVPAGEPIGAISYTVPIE
- a CDS encoding GyrI-like domain-containing protein, which codes for METERQSARTLYGIEVRTSNATPDDIAAVWKRFFTEGLADEIPQRADDKLIAAYFDYEGDHTQPYRFFLGCEVIDVACVADGYVLRSLPAGEYAIFHAFGEMPDALLDTWERIWDSELPRTYEADFEVHDLETPHEVALYIGVR
- a CDS encoding prenyltransferase/squalene oxidase repeat-containing protein, whose product is MTNPARPPIEVPPVASRVPPVLVAAPPVAPPPEPSEAANWHLPGSDLLPTMKDERVPAWLVSMILHTIALLVLALLTVPPHGGGGLLLQVDSAESSQTNDASLQALIPPTPQTTDEALAAEQPIEVPLAVPSVAAQTPASPLEPKASSAPDPKAMTAALMASMTSGQTTQMPSGGGLGGRSATGRKVWGDKFGATPESEEAVELGLKWLAAHQRSDGSWSFDLSNAPCNGECSNPRRNPDNLPTPPTAATGLALLAFMGAGYTNRSGPYQEEIDRGLYYLRGQMRPAEFGSDLQMGSMYGHGIASLAIAEAASMTEDSGLVLMSDELTRFILAARHPTSSWGYFPGAPGDVTLTGWQLMALKGAQRLKISMPSDTFSRIGEYLDSMSLDDGIHYGYREPGNVRTPTAIALASQLYLGRSPTHPGELSGLNQLIEWGPSKKSVYYNYYATLALHHARHPSWDKWHPLVRDYLVQTQAKKGHERGSWHFKDHYGDVGGRLYTTAMAIMTLEVYYRYLPLYDDPNEFPL
- a CDS encoding RrF2 family transcriptional regulator, whose amino-acid sequence is MKLTTQTDYALRTLMFLATRTSRSNVADVATLFGISVNHVAKVVNLLARGGYVRSIRGVGGGIELALPPEQISVGEVIANMEGDTHLLACVGTDDSCAIHSFCKLKGVLAEAERIQMEYLLGVTLAEVVPQKRQLNRIQIAANGSPDKPSSRS